A single Flavobacterium sp. 1 DNA region contains:
- the rodA gene encoding rod shape-determining protein RodA, with amino-acid sequence MKNQSLSSNIDWICIIIYIALVCMGWLNIYSSSLSSTEGTYEKQAIFIGLTVPMIFILLYIDGKFYEKYASIIFVISLISLAGLFVFGKTIAGQRCWYGFGSFTLQPSEFAKAATSLAIAKYLSDTQINLKEVNRQVQALAIVFLPVMLILPQPDPGSALIYSIFIIVLFREGLPAWYVWTGFITIVLFMLTLILDPQYVILISLLVIILIHYKSRIADRNIVLSGILFALISGFVLSVNYVFTNVFKQHHRDRFNILLGKEVDMKGIGYNTNQSEIAVGSGGWLGKGFLEGTQTKGGFVPEQHTDYIFTTVGEEWGFVGSLVVIALFTGLFLRVIYLAERQKTKFSRVYGYCVAGILFIHFFVNIAMVIGVFPTIGVPLPFFSYGGSGLWGFTILLFIFIKMDANKVNEW; translated from the coding sequence ATGAAAAATCAAAGTTTATCGAGCAATATTGATTGGATATGTATCATTATCTATATAGCACTTGTGTGTATGGGTTGGTTAAATATTTATTCTTCTTCATTGTCTTCTACAGAAGGGACGTATGAAAAACAAGCCATTTTTATTGGTTTAACTGTTCCAATGATTTTTATTTTATTGTATATCGATGGTAAATTTTATGAAAAATATGCAAGTATCATATTTGTCATTTCTTTAATATCACTTGCTGGTCTGTTTGTATTTGGTAAAACAATTGCTGGACAGCGCTGTTGGTACGGATTTGGGAGTTTTACATTACAGCCCTCTGAATTTGCAAAAGCAGCAACTTCACTAGCTATTGCAAAATACCTTAGTGACACTCAGATAAATTTAAAAGAAGTTAACAGGCAGGTACAGGCATTAGCCATTGTTTTTTTACCGGTTATGCTCATTTTGCCACAGCCTGACCCGGGTAGTGCTCTGATTTACAGTATTTTTATTATTGTTTTATTTAGAGAAGGATTGCCTGCTTGGTATGTCTGGACCGGTTTTATAACAATAGTACTGTTCATGCTGACATTGATATTAGATCCTCAATACGTTATTTTAATATCGCTTTTGGTTATTATTCTGATTCATTATAAGTCAAGAATTGCTGATAGAAATATAGTGTTGAGCGGTATACTGTTTGCGCTTATTTCAGGCTTTGTTTTATCTGTAAACTATGTTTTTACAAATGTTTTCAAACAGCACCACCGTGACAGATTTAATATATTGTTAGGTAAAGAAGTTGACATGAAAGGTATTGGATACAATACTAATCAGTCTGAAATTGCTGTTGGTTCTGGAGGTTGGTTAGGCAAAGGCTTTCTTGAGGGGACCCAAACTAAAGGAGGTTTTGTTCCGGAACAGCATACCGATTATATTTTTACAACTGTTGGTGAAGAATGGGGATTTGTTGGTTCTTTGGTAGTAATAGCTCTTTTTACGGGTTTGTTTCTTAGAGTGATTTACCTCGCAGAAAGGCAAAAAACTAAGTTTAGCAGAGTATATGGTTATTGTGTTGCAGGTATTCTATTTATTCACTTTTTTGTAAATATTGCAATGGTTATTGGAGTTTTTCCAACCATTGGAGTACCATTGCCTTTCTTCTCGTATGGGGGATCAGGACTTTGGGGATTCACTATTTTATTATTTATTTTTATTAAAATGGATGCTAATAAAGTGAATGAATGGTAA
- a CDS encoding dihydrofolate reductase yields the protein MIIMIAAVAENNALGKNNELVWHLPNDFKRFKAITTGHHIIMGRKTFESFPKPLPNRTHVIITRQKDYNPKDCIVVDSIEKALAVCPENETSFIIGGGEIYNLGIPFADQLEITKVHHSFEADAFFPEINSDDWKEVQKEFNPIDDKHQFAYTYQTFIKV from the coding sequence ATGATTATCATGATTGCTGCTGTTGCCGAAAACAATGCTCTGGGAAAGAACAATGAATTAGTTTGGCATTTACCTAATGACTTCAAAAGATTCAAAGCCATAACTACTGGCCATCATATAATAATGGGGAGAAAAACATTTGAGAGTTTCCCCAAACCACTCCCTAATAGAACGCATGTTATAATAACCAGACAGAAAGATTATAACCCAAAAGATTGTATCGTAGTGGATAGCATTGAAAAAGCTCTTGCTGTTTGCCCAGAAAATGAAACTTCATTTATAATTGGCGGAGGGGAAATTTATAATTTAGGAATTCCGTTCGCTGATCAGTTAGAAATTACGAAAGTGCATCATAGTTTTGAAGCTGATGCCTTTTTCCCAGAAATCAATTCTGATGATTGGAAAGAAGTCCAAAAAGAATTTAATCCAATAGACGATAAACACCAATTTGCGTATACCTATCAAACTTTTATCAAAGTATAA
- a CDS encoding 2TM domain-containing protein, with amino-acid sequence MEKELHEQYEYARNRIKQKKRLYYHFVFFTLCSIFLFTAVYFFETAIELNWCIWIITLWLFVFVLHFIKVFITDRFMNKYWERDQIDRLVALQQKKIVQLQSKIEDNNFK; translated from the coding sequence ATGGAAAAAGAATTACATGAACAATATGAATATGCCAGAAACCGCATAAAGCAAAAGAAAAGATTGTATTACCATTTCGTTTTCTTTACATTGTGCAGTATTTTTTTATTCACCGCAGTATATTTTTTTGAAACAGCAATAGAATTAAATTGGTGTATTTGGATTATTACCCTATGGCTATTTGTTTTTGTATTGCATTTCATAAAGGTTTTCATTACCGATAGATTTATGAATAAATATTGGGAAAGAGACCAAATCGACCGGCTTGTAGCGTTACAGCAAAAAAAAATAGTCCAATTACAATCCAAAATTGAGGACAATAATTTTAAATAA
- a CDS encoding isoamylase early set domain-containing protein, translating to MSVKKQFIKTKPVCKVTFSLEAKEANEVSVIGDFNDWKIEEGSLSKLKNGTFKGTFELGKDATYEFKYLVDGSYVNEPEADSFKWNDFAGAENSVLEV from the coding sequence ATGTCAGTAAAAAAGCAATTTATAAAAACGAAGCCCGTATGTAAAGTTACTTTTTCTTTAGAAGCAAAAGAGGCTAACGAAGTGTCTGTAATTGGTGATTTTAATGATTGGAAAATTGAAGAAGGTTCTTTGAGCAAATTAAAAAACGGAACTTTCAAAGGGACTTTTGAATTAGGTAAAGATGCAACATACGAGTTTAAATATCTAGTTGATGGTTCGTATGTAAATGAACCAGAAGCAGATTCATTCAAATGGAATGATTTTGCAGGTGCAGAGAATAGTGTTTTAGAGGTTTAA